A portion of the Roseovarius sp. SCSIO 43702 genome contains these proteins:
- a CDS encoding YaiI/YqxD family protein, whose product MPIYVDADACPVKSEVERVGTRHGTRIYIVSNGGLRPSRNPLVETVIVPDGPDVADMWIAERAGPGDVVVTGDIPLAAKCVEAGARVLKHNGEALTQANIGNALATRDLMSDLRAADPFRQGGGRAFSKADRSRFLDALERALRQAARD is encoded by the coding sequence ATGCCCATCTATGTCGACGCAGATGCCTGCCCCGTGAAGTCCGAGGTCGAGCGCGTCGGCACCCGCCACGGCACGCGGATCTACATCGTCTCGAACGGCGGCCTTCGCCCCTCGCGGAACCCGCTCGTCGAGACCGTCATCGTGCCCGACGGCCCGGACGTCGCCGACATGTGGATCGCCGAGCGGGCGGGTCCGGGCGACGTCGTGGTGACGGGCGACATCCCCCTCGCGGCGAAATGCGTCGAGGCGGGCGCCCGCGTGCTCAAGCACAACGGCGAGGCGCTCACGCAGGCCAATATCGGCAACGCGCTCGCGACCCGCGACCTGATGAGCGACCTGCGCGCCGCCGATCCCTTCCGCCAGGGCGGCGGTCGCGCCTTTTCGAAGGCCGACCGGTCGCGTTTTCTCGACGCGTTGGAACGCGCCCTCCGACAGGCAGCGCGGGACTGA
- a CDS encoding DMT family transporter, whose protein sequence is MTTTTLPRSNLLGALCVAVAALCFSLNDMGIKFLSSDYALHQVVFIRSLVGAATLFALVMPFAGGFRLVRTRRLRWHLARGLCVVFANSFLFLGLAVLPIADAVAIFFISPLVITLMSVIFLGETVGPRRWAAIAVGFVGVLVIVRPGTSAFQVAALFPMISAVLYGTMHIIARRIGSTESAATMTFYILVSFMVVSVLVWAVAGDGRYATSDHPSAQFLLRAWRPVDRDDIAIFVMLGTSGVLGGLLISQAYRIAEAAFAAPFEYVSMPMAIIWGITVFGTFPVPSAWIGIVLIVGSGLFLIWAESRRAKPPVPRSGVYK, encoded by the coding sequence ATGACGACCACGACCCTGCCCCGCTCCAACCTTCTCGGCGCGCTCTGCGTGGCCGTGGCGGCATTGTGCTTTTCGCTCAACGACATGGGGATCAAGTTCCTGTCCTCGGACTACGCCCTGCACCAGGTGGTCTTCATCCGCTCGCTGGTGGGGGCGGCGACGCTCTTCGCACTGGTCATGCCCTTCGCTGGCGGGTTCCGGCTCGTCCGCACGCGGCGGCTGCGGTGGCACCTGGCGCGCGGGCTTTGCGTGGTCTTCGCCAACTCCTTCCTCTTCCTGGGGCTCGCGGTGCTGCCCATCGCCGACGCGGTGGCGATCTTCTTCATCTCGCCGCTCGTCATCACGCTCATGTCGGTCATCTTTCTGGGAGAGACGGTCGGGCCGCGCCGCTGGGCCGCCATCGCGGTGGGCTTCGTGGGCGTCCTCGTGATCGTCCGCCCCGGCACCTCGGCCTTCCAGGTGGCGGCGCTCTTCCCGATGATCTCGGCGGTGCTTTACGGGACGATGCACATCATCGCCCGCCGCATCGGCAGCACCGAGAGCGCGGCCACCATGACCTTCTACATCCTCGTGTCGTTCATGGTGGTCTCGGTCCTCGTCTGGGCCGTCGCGGGCGACGGGCGCTATGCCACCTCCGATCACCCCTCGGCGCAGTTCCTGCTGCGCGCGTGGCGGCCCGTGGACCGCGACGACATCGCGATCTTCGTGATGCTCGGCACCTCGGGCGTGCTGGGCGGGCTCCTCATCAGCCAGGCCTACCGCATCGCCGAGGCCGCCTTCGCCGCGCCGTTCGAATATGTCTCGATGCCCATGGCGATCATCTGGGGAATCACCGTCTTCGGCACCTTTCCCGTGCCCTCCGCCTGGATCGGCATCGTGCTGATCGTGGGCTCGGGGCTTTTCCTGATCTGGGCCGAG